The segment GAGTTCAAGActtactgtgtgtatttctttAACATTTTAGCCACCACGACAATATTGGACGGAGAAAATGATTCCACTATGTTCACACATCCTGGATTTACTCATTCCATTGAACCAGTTACCTGTATGGATCGCCCGATACCCAATAAAGGAATGATTTCAAAAATGATCATAATTAACGGAAGCGTCATCATTGCTTTGCTTTTGGTGCTCATTATCATTACATCTATCAGAAAGTATTTGATGTTCCTGTACTGGAAAAGAAACGTGAAGTTAGATCATGCTCCACTAACCATGATTAATCCAGTTTATTCGGAAGCTGAAGGGGTGTCTGGAGATGATATCTATATAAAGCAAAACAAGCGAAATAACGAAGGTGATTCTAGAGGAAAACATCCGAGTTGTAGAGAGGAATTGGGGTTAATGTGTTTCAAAGTATGAACCTTTGAAGAATAAATCACTACTGCTCATCGAgataatgttttaaaagaaaacaaagcaGACTCTAAGAAAAATACCCTGGAGGTAATGAAATAATTGACGATGATGTTATTTCAAACATTGTGTAAATCTATTTGTATCAGTCAGAGCATACTTACTAACGATGCAGCTGTATGATAATATAAACCATAGTTGTTATCTAGTAATATGGTACTTTTAACAGCATGGTTGGGGAAGTATTTCCTTAAACAAAATTTCGTACAAAATCtgtatatctgtatgtatagTGTTACCACTTCATTGACAACATTAAaatctgatatacatgtatagcgtCACCACGTCATTGACaacattaaatatgtacatCTGTATGTATAGTGTTACCATGTCATTGACAAtatcaaatttgtatatttgtatgatagatgaggataacgaacagtgatcaatatcattattcctataagcaataataAATAAAGAGTTGGAGAAAGATAGACCCCTGGACCCTTATTCACAAAACATCTTACGACTACAccgaaaaaaaattctgtctgataatcaaataccgatcacagggtcaaaagtatgtattcaagttttataaaccatggatgcactttacatattgattaagaaatctacaagaaatgaaatataagatatttacaatgttcattaattttgatcttagtcgtacatgtaagatattttgtgaataagggccctggacataccaacggtgggatcaggtgccttagAGAAATGAGattcccctgtcgaccggtcacatccgccgtgattCTTATATCTTGGCCAAGTAAACgaagtcatccgtagtcaaaatctgtgtgccaagaatggcttgACAATCGgcaatgaaacacgtcagacagcatttgacccaatgataggttgttttgacgaactagatcgttataacgaccatataatttgcaaaatgctgactttattacaaaatgttgaagttttaacatcatcaacttgtttgtcagtagcctacttcaatttcaaaattgattatatgcagaacaagctctagcgtatcgaatcagttgagagatatgaacaccatatgcactgacaaacaagttgatggtacagggatttcaacagtctcgattgaagtcagcatttcgcaaattctatggtcgttataacgatctacttcgtcattACAACCTcgaattgggtcaaatgctgtttgacgtgtttcataccgattgttaagccgttcttggcacactgattttgactgcggataactccgtttacctgatcaggatatatggctcacggcgggtgtgaccggtcaacaacggatgcttactcctcctaggcatccgatcccacctctggtgtgtccaggggttcgtgtttacccaactatctattttgtattgcttataggagttatgagattgatcactgttcgttatcttcaccttgcatatgcaggtgatatattgctacataaatatgggaagttgacgatggagaagctgaaatcatcccgttgaCTTGCTAGTTTGCCGATaatatgtatattcaataatgCAAATGTATTAACATGAATAATCAGtagttaattttcattcatgttaaTCATTTGTTGTCTTCTTATATAGAAATATTGCATTGCACTTATTTTAATACACAACTCTAATTCCTTATATTTTCGTTCCTGCAGCAATAGTTGAATTGTTCATAGGACATGGTAGGATTACTACTTGTAGAAATTGTAACTCACTCCGTCTATTATAATAAAGATTTCTGGCCATGAGTACTGAAACTTAACTATTCAGTTACAGCATGAAAATATCATTGCATCAAAAAATTCGTATAACCCTAAAGAATTAAAGTAATTATGAAAGTTCCACATTCCCTGTATTGATCAAGGTTTCCAGAGCAAGCAGCAACCTATCATACTGTAGGTACAGTTATGATAATgatcataaaatttatatagcgcctgatataaaacaaattactccaAGGAGCTTCATaagggtaagaagaggaatgcaataataaaacacaattaaataaaattcaatGACAATATGACATAAGATcttatatttgtaaaattatcaaaataaaacattatgaTTGAGATCAATAACTAAACCTTTCATTGTTTTGTTTGGTTTAGAGCACTATGCAAAGTACTACAAATCAACGAAAAGATTAATTGAAAGCCAGGGAAggcaattctttttaaaaagttggtTTTGGTAGCTTTAACATGCTTTAGAAGGTCATACTACAAACTGGCTGCAACACAGTTAAACGTGCGTACTCCAAAAGACTGTGTACGAATGTTTGACACAGTGATCGAGTCTCAGTGATGTTACACATCTTAGTGGTCATGATGGGAAATAAATGTTAATGAGTTCTTGTAAATATTCGGGAACACATCCCGCCAACGCGGAGAGGTTTTGCATTGTGGACGATACTGCACGGAAGCCAACGCAGCTGTACTAAGACTGAGGAAATATGATCCCGCGTCGTTGTCCTCGACACAAGCCTGGCTGTGGTGTTCTGTACCTTCTGCAAGCGATCCAAAGTAGTCTTGCTTATTCCTAACAGAAGTTTTGATGGAACAAATGCATTGACAAGAGTTTTACATGCGTCTGATATGGCGAATTCGACCAATATTACTAATATGAAAGTGGCAAGCcttcaaaataaaatgacaCATGGTACTCAAAAGCGAGACAAGGATCGAAGTACACACCATGGAACAGATATGTTGTTTTCTCCACCTTTAAGGTGGTGTAATGGAGATTTTGCACATtatgttttgaaaaaacaatGATCAACTCCGTTTTGTCCTGGCTTAGCTTCAACAGGTTTGTAGTCATCGATGTGCTAATTTCTGCTATACAAgcttgaaaggtgaagataacgaacagcaatcaatctcataactccgataagcaatataaaatagagacttgggcaaacacggacccctggatataccagaggtgggatccggtgcccaggaagagtaagcatcccctgtcgatcgctcatacccgccgtgatccctatatcttgatcagataaacgaagttatctgtagtcaaaatctaAGTGCCAAgcacggcctaacaatcggtatgaaacatgtcagacagcatttgacccaatgatatgttgtattgacgaactagatcgttataacgaccatagaatttgcaaaatacttactttaaacgagactgttggaagtcctgaaccatcaacttgtttgtcagtagcctgcctcaatttaaaaaaaaactgactatacgcagaacaagctcttgcgtatcaaatcagttgagagatatgaacaccatatgcaggtgataatagaatattgctacataaatatgggaagttgacgatggagaagttgaaatcatcctgtttgtcataaagttgagtgtttagtttgccgttaatatctaatttcaataaaatatctaagtatgaagaggaagtggacgactctgtggtgtgttTTAATTCGAGTTCTTTTTAATATACTGAgacgacaaatgaatgaaaattattgttgttaatgtcgtcgatatatctaaagaTGGAATTGAAGGCGATATACTAAATCGACACATCAATGAAAATCATTGTTggtaatagataatacgtcatcgatatatctaaatatcgaattgaagaCCAGAGGAAGAGTCATTTTCTTCTCACGAAgaagtttgtgaataaattctgcttgataggaatataaaaacaggtcagctatcaaaggagtacaattcgtgcccatgggtattccaacagattgttggaagacctgatcaccatcGACCACAAGCTTCTAATCCTGAATAGTATTCATTATATCCTActacaggctactgacaaacatgttgatggtgcaggagtttcaacagtctcatttaaagtcagcatttcggaaattatatgtcattataatgatctagtttgccaatacaacctatctttgggtcaaatactgtctgacgttttCATACCGGTTTTAGGACGTTCTTGGAACAtcaattttgactacggattacttcgcttatctgatcaagatataggctcTCGGCAGATGTAGCCGtttgacagaggatgcttactctttctaggcactggatcccacctctgatatatccaggtgtctgtgtttgcccaactctctattttgtattgttgataggatttatgagattgatcattgttcgttatcttcatatttcatCCTTTCGTTGGTCGTTTTACAAGGTAAATTTGAGATTCATCCGCATAACTGTGGTAGTTTATCTCGTGTTGGCGACAGATGGTTCCAAATGGTTTGGAAAACAGGCAGTAAAGTTTAGGCCCAAGAACATACCCTTGGAGAACGCGAAAAAAGGAATAACTCGCTCAGTGGATTAGACAGAGTTAATAGATACAGATTGACGCCGCTCTTCTAAGTGAGAATGGATCCATTTTAAGACACCACCTATTATTCCATAAGCTACATCAAGTCTATTAAGTAAGATGCGATGGTCAGTGAAATCAAATGTAACAGACTACCAGTTATCTAATACCTGTGAAATATCATGATGGCGTTTTCTGTAGAATGCTACTTTTTTGTATGCTGATTGCACAGAGACAATTCAAATTAAGATGCTCATCCAGTTTCTTAGCCACTACCTCTTCAAGTATTTTAGAGATAAATGGTAGATTGCTGACAGATCTGGAGTTTATTTAGTCCTCGTTTCTTAAGCAGCGGTGTTATAAATGCCTACTTGAAGCTGGAAGGAACTGAATTTTCAGAGAGGGACACGTTAATTATAGATGCTATTGCAGAAAGAAGTCTGAGCATCGTCTTATCAGATAGCTGTTCCACAATTACATTCCCATACCAATGTTTCTTAAGTGGAAGTTTTAAGCATTTTCCAAGGTAAGACATTTACTCATGACTATATATATTCATGAGCAACTTTGCTCCGTGTGCAAAAGTAGATTTCTACGAATTGACATGTGATTTAAGTCAGTGTATATTCTGTTACTCTATTTATTTGTAATAAtagatttcatataaaaatgacTTCATTCAGGAGTAAGAGAATTCTTCTATTTGGTTTAAACATCGGAATTACAGTCGGGTGTTCTTATGGACCTGAAATTAGAAgaatttgatgttttccgccacactcaacaattttttcatttatctgctggcgcccagtttttattgatggGAGAGAAAACCCAGGTACAAtttacctgggaagagaccaccgaccttccgaaagtaaactgggaaactgtCTCACTTACTGACgagagcgggattcgaacccgcgccgacagaggtgagagaccgtgtgattttgatcgcaatgctctaaccactcgaccacggaGGCCCCTCCGAAAAGAAAAGAATATCTTCGTCCCTCTATGAAATACCCGCCTTTTGTCAAcaggtatcattttaaagccAATTTTAAAGTAGCAGTGAGCTCTTGATATTTGTAAGGTCAAGAACATGTGATGAAAATCACACAGGTACAACATGTAATGCTGATACAATATGTTtgtgtatgtaaatattacaaagtGTTTATTCAACCAAATCGGTACATAGAAACAGAAAATTTGCTTTCGCTGATGTGAGGAGAATGATTTGCATGTATCCCAGATTAGGTGCGTGCGAAAATGCTTACATGAGTATTTTCTTTTCTGGTTATTATAGACAAACTCTGCATATGAGTAAAGCTCACCGAATAAACAAAGCTTAAgatgttttacatttatttcatacttttatTTCTATTGCCACATTAATTCTGCACGGGATTCTGTATAAAATGCACAAACTTACAGGACACAcgaatttgttttatctatttgTGGCTAAAACAATTGTTGGTTGGTAGTTAGCATGCATACATCACTTTGTTGCGCTAAATATAAATATGACGTGTCCCCGCTTTCCCAATCATCCTCTCATTTGATTAATATTTCATCTCGGAAATGACTACTAAAACTTACGGTTGGTATTATAGTTCCCCATAAAGTTTTTAATACTAAAATGATCTGTTTCATGTTATAGTTTACTGATCGTTTATTACATGCATGATATTGTTTTCTCTTCTGTTGAGTTTAGGAGACTCTCGGTGTTATGCAAATTATTTCTGGAGCGACCTGGAGAATGGCTGTGTCGGTATGTAATGACATTTCTATACACTATGAGAATGGCTGTGTCGGGTTATGTACACAATGAGAATGGTTGTGTCGGGTTATGTACACAATGAGAATGGCTGTGTCGGTATGTAATGACATTTCTGTACACTGTGAGAATGGCTGTGTCGGGTTACGTACACAATGAGAATGGCTGTGTCGGTATGTAATGACATTTCTATACACTATGAGAATGGCTGTGTCGGATTATGTACACAATGAGAATGGCTGTGTCGGGTTATGTACACAATGAGAATGGCTGTGTCGGATTATGTACACAATGAGAATGGTTGTGTAGGGTTATGTACACAATGAGAATGGCTGTGTCGGATTATGTACACAATGAGAATGGCTGTGTCGGGTTATGTGCACAATGAAAATGGTTGTGTCGGTATGTAATGACATTTCTGTACACAATGAGAATGGTTGTGTCGGGTTATGTACACGATGAGAGTGGCTGTGTCGGTATGTAATGATATTTCTGTACACAATGAGAATGGCTGTGTCGGGTTATGTACACAATGAGAATGGCTGTGTCGGGTTATGTACACAGTGAGAATGGTTGTGTCGGGTTATGTACACAATGAAAATGGTTGTGTCGGGTTATGTACACAATAAGAATGGTTGTGTTGCTATGTAAATTCATTtacgcattgggtcaaatgctgtctgacgtgtttcataccgattgttaagccgttcttggcacactgattttgactgcggataactccgtttacctgattaggatatggggctcacggcgggtgtgaccggtcaacaggggatgcttactcttcctaggcacctgatcccacctctggtgtgtccaggggtccgtgtttacccaactatctattttgtattgcttgtaggaatcatgagattgatcactgttcgttatcttcaccttgcatttacatTCAGAAACGTATTACACATTGAGAATGCCTTTGTGGGCTTGTGAATGAATATCTGTGCACATTAACAATGGCTGTGTCGGTGTGTATAAACGTTTTGTTATACACATGAAAATGGCTGTCTCGTTATCtaaaagtatttctgtacacatGAGAATGGCTGTGTCGTTATGTAAAGGTATTTCTGTACACATGAGAATGGCTGTGTCGGTATGTAAAGGTATTGTTGTACATATGAGAATGGCTTTGTCGGTATGTAAAGGCATTTTGTACACATGAAAATGGCTGTGTCGATATGTAAAGGTATTTCTGTACACATGAGAATGGCTGTGTGGGTGTGTGAATGTACATCTGTACATATTAACAATGGCTGTGTCGGTATGTAAaggtatatatgtacacatgagAATGGCTGTGTCGGTATGTAAAGGTATTTCTGTACACATGAGAATGGTTGTGTCGGTATGTATAAACGTATTTATGTACTCAATGAGACTAGTTGTTTGGTATGTAAATCTTTGTACACATTAAGAAACGTATCTATTTACATATTGAGAATGCATGTGTGGATATGAAAATGTATGTACACATTGACAGTGATTGTGTGGGTATGTAAGTGTTTTTAAAGTGCCCCGAAGTCATGGGTGCAAAAATGGTGAATAGGTTCAAAAATACCTTTGAATTAAGATATAAGAATGAAAACGTATGACCGTGCGTGCATTCAATACCGAAATATTCCACGTCGAAGTTAGCAATACTTTTGCACCTGCCAGAAATCAATCAACTGAACTTCCGGTTTTACTATATTTAGCCATAATGCCATTTGGCGTCACATCAcatcaatttcaaatattcCATTAAATGCCAACGATACCTGCACTTCTTCGAACGAAATCGACCTCCACATATGTCATTTGAAGCGTCTTCCTTTGAAGATTATCCCGACGAGGACGTGCAGGACATCTTCCCTTACCAATTTGAGACAGCTGCAACGGATTCTTACGATTCCGATGAGTTAAATGGAAAGAATGTTGAACCTGAACAACATCGCCTCGGAAACACGGAATGGTAGGGCGCTGTTAGACTgtaaattcataaaataaattatggGAAATACGAAATTGATCAATCAACTGTACATCATTCTTAATTACATCAATGATGAATTACAGATGTCAAATTGTCATATTACGCCGaggtggtatggtatagaccctTGATtatattattacagacaaaattactggTTTTGTTGGTGTATATTGGTGTAGTTGATTACTTCAATGATAAAGTGCCGAAGTACATTCATTTTCTGTCCTCTCGTGCGACACCTCCTCTATAATAGTACATACAGCTTCTATAAGATTTCTGTTTTAAATCACCATCTAGAggaaaattatcttttttttctattattaagattaacatttcatttgatTCCTCTATTCTTTCACAAATGTACATGGTTTACAAATCATTTTAGATGTCAATGTGGATTTTGTACCCATATGTCAACTGCCAAGGAGAGTGTATGCTGCAGGTGTTGATGCGAAGAGGGAGTCATTCAACAAGGAACTGGCCTGTATTGCTGAACACTCCGACTTTTCACCAGTGTGTTCAGACGTGTATGTGCTCGAGACAGCACACTACCAATACCGATCCCAGCTTGGAGAAATGAGGGCAACAATTGAAGAGCACGTCATTTTTTTAATCCATTTAATCACCTAATATGATAATTCACATCGTTATTGGGTCAGACTGCAAGTTTATCATTAGTGAATAATTACAAACATTTCCTGGAATTACAGGCGGAACAGATACACAACATACAGACAATTTGTTTGATGGTGCTAGGGATAACTAGGACACAAGGTGTGAGTCCCTCTACCGCCATGTACTGCGACAAAGTTACGGCATTCCTTTGCCTCTGAGGAGTGTCAAGGATTCAATGCACCTGAGTGATGGTATGATTTTGATGAAGCAACTTTGAAAACAAATGTACGATTCATACAAGATGCATACAAAGAATTCAAGCACAATATTCTCACAGAAATGGtccaaaaataatacatttatgAACATATTGGtattataatataataattataaatgtactaaatactggcaaaacagaatattacaaaatcaaatgTTTAGAAAGCATCAGCCACACAAACactattttaaataaaatgtttctgcACCCAGGAGCGAGACGAGGACCCTGCTTTCATGTTACCATCTTGTTTCTTTTcttcctttctttttttttttataggtttTATCCTTTTTAACTCGGACTACCATTACATATACTAAGCTAATTCTACATATATTATGGTAATATtccataaaatatttacaaaaatacaCTGTTACATGCAAGACCAAACATAGATTGTTACAAAACTGTCAGACCCTATATCATGGTCGTCCCCAgtgttttttatttgtaaaaatcaacaacaatttGTATTTACAACTTACTAGTGTATATGACTTTGGTTCAGATTTAAAATAACCCATGTCAAACCCAAAGATAAAGGTGTTTCACAatgatttaacattttttaacaGGACTGAAAAAGCCCCCATCTGTATGacaaacatgtttttttttaaatctgctTTGCAAGAATGTCCAAATAAGTAGCATCACTTTTTGTTCACAGTCACATAGATGTCCGTTCCGCCTGAACATCGATCTGAAATGTAGCACCACTTCTTCTTTATAAGGATGGCAAAAGTCACTGTACAATGGAGGCGGTTAAACAGGCAACAAGCATAGTAATGGATCGGATGACCCCTGAAAGGTCAAACACGTCTCCTTCATCAGGACTGATTTATAGTCTGGAATAAATGGACAATATTTGAAATGTTATGAGTGCTTTATATCCTAACAAATAAATTGTTCTCTAGTAAATATATTGTTGTTTCAATCCTGTTTGAAAGAAAAGTAACAATTTTATGCAAAAATGTGGAGTAAACTTGCCATACAATTTTATTGTGGTATGAATTATGATAGTGGGTTATCTTTAGAAGTACATTCTTACTAAATATAGGATTGATAATGTATTTATATACACATTGAAATAGGTTGTATGGGTATGTAAGCGTATTTAAGTACCTATTGAGAATAACTATGTGGATATGTAGATGTATTTATGTACTCCTGAAAATGGTTACGTGGGAGGGTAATAATATTTTATAGGTACTTGTATTTCCTGAAAGGCAGGGACGTTTCTTATCACGGTGTCAGTATTTCAAGCATAATTTCTATAATAGCTCACGATAATTTTGCAAATGAATTGTCTCATCAAGAATTTAGAACATCAGGTAAATGGTTTTTGTTTAATTGAGAATTTATTCCTTATCATCTAGCTTGCAAAGCAGGGAGCTTCGGTACCAACTGCGAAAAGATTTGTCCACCCGGTCGTTATGGAAAATTCTGTGCATTGGAATGCGTTTGTCGAACGAGTTATTACTGTGATAAGGTGAAGGGTTGCGTATCTAAAGGTAATTCAGTCAATATTAGTATATTTTACTGCATAAGAATCATTTAACAAACAGTTAAATATACGATCGATGTTTTAAAACTTTCTTTTCAAAGACAGGGATGTAATAGATTTTTTAGTTATGAAATTGAGAGATCGAGAGAGAATGTTACTTTTGATATTAATCACATATATGAATGCAATGTAGAATTTTGCACGTTAAGAACCTACATTCTATATAATATCGTTTGAGTTTAAGACAGTACAATTTACCCAATGGTTACAATCTATGAACAAAATATCACCCATTATACGAATCCTGTTCTTTTTGGCAAAGTTCATCTTAAGGAGCAATACTACACGAAAGAAATTTggtatggatgaaaagtgaaagatatgttcaacaatattttgaaaattttcaaatttatttgatttagtcaaaaaatgcagtttatgTAGAAAgtaatttgaagaagaaaaacttTGCTGAACTCGAacacacgatctacagttcagctgCCAATATaaaaacctactgagctactgaGTTAGGCAATTGAATgtaacagaaatatatataaattgctgttatcgatattttcattcattttttaaaaaggaagtccttcattatgacgatgtagttCTCCTTAATTAATCTGATATCTTACGTCTGAACTGTATAAGCGTAAATAATGGACGAGTATTTATGTACTTGAAAACCAGAGAAACAAATATCTCagattacaactgtattttaaacgaacttggcattaattccacttttggtaatcatacttatactccaactgccctttcaaaagacgaaattcttcaaaaccatgcttcagttttagacacatttaatattccagtcaatgggtggaatgaatatgagttaccgtatctatactggattcctaaactacataaaaactcttacaaacaaagatacatcgctggatccagtaagtgctctaccaagcccctatct is part of the Ostrea edulis chromosome 2, xbOstEdul1.1, whole genome shotgun sequence genome and harbors:
- the LOC125680950 gene encoding uncharacterized protein LOC125680950 isoform X2 yields the protein MGEKTCSSKTYIEGLDCCVNYFLRNKSCHPCHTGTFGINCTGHCSPGTYGDSCGQKCVDCPKELCHYTYGCPKMATTTILDGENDSTMFTHPGFTHSIEPVTCMDRPIPNKGMISKMIIINGSVIIALLLVLIIITSIRKYLMFLYWKRNVKLDHAPLTMINPVYSEAEGVSGDDIYIKQNKRNNEGDSRGKHPSCREELGLMCFKV
- the LOC130046506 gene encoding uncharacterized protein LOC130046506 isoform X2, giving the protein MTTKTYGDSRCYANYFWSDLENGCVDYPDEDVQDIFPYQFETAATDSYDSDELNGKNVEPEQHRLGNTECVNVDFVPICQLPRRVYAAPNYQGLMRRGSHSTRNWPVLLNTLTFHQCVQTCMCSRQHTTNTDPSVEK